A region of Allocoleopsis franciscana PCC 7113 DNA encodes the following proteins:
- a CDS encoding lectin-like domain-containing protein: protein MPFVNHNFTSVIQHQHLGWLLGSTLLLFAASSSPVAANVTVVEENFTDGTSYGWTNGGTLPPCLTAAGSSAPGSIPNCSATSDPPGSGVLRLTTNTTNQRGFVFYDYAIPSNQGLVITFDYFAYGSGNSTRSGADGTTFFLFDGSTDTPALGSTGGALGYAQEVSNTTNENGLTNAYIGVGLDEFGNFANDFEGRGNGCPIRSPFGSGPGLSSPAEQVRDSVTIRGPGSGLTGYCYLGTSGTLSNQPGGFSIDNPDATSRTAPNTRRRVRVTLSTDNTITVEIDPTGTGSAFQTILSGFPAPPNRPDSFKFGFASSTGEGINFHEIINLRVETIATPPLPDLAITKTHSGNFIQGQTDTYTLGVQNLPTATGPTYGPVAVTDTLPEGFDFVSATGNGWNCSAVGQQVTCVYDGPAINPGGTLPDITLNVNVTSPVGNYSNQAEVSTTGDSDLTNNTVTDPTRVVTTRDPNLRLVKRITNVTRGGVPLAGINFSSFVDDPADENDNAPGWSQLSPVGLYDLGLDYALETNDEVDYTVYFLSDGGSPVTNVNFCDLIPQGTTFVPGSIQALNATTPREGTFFSPLAPLPAGNSCSNQTNPEGAVIVNLGDISDQEGNNFGSVRFRVRID from the coding sequence ATGCCATTTGTTAACCACAATTTTACTTCTGTAATTCAACATCAGCATCTCGGCTGGTTGCTTGGCAGCACACTCCTACTGTTCGCAGCTAGCAGCTCACCCGTCGCCGCTAACGTCACAGTCGTCGAAGAAAACTTCACCGATGGGACTTCTTATGGATGGACGAATGGTGGAACGCTTCCCCCTTGCTTGACTGCCGCAGGGTCATCTGCACCCGGATCAATTCCCAACTGTAGTGCAACCTCTGATCCGCCTGGGTCGGGAGTACTCCGATTGACGACCAACACAACCAACCAACGAGGTTTTGTTTTTTACGACTATGCCATTCCCTCCAATCAAGGCTTGGTTATCACCTTCGATTACTTTGCCTACGGTAGTGGAAACAGTACTCGATCTGGAGCTGATGGGACAACGTTTTTCTTATTCGACGGCAGTACAGACACGCCGGCTTTAGGTTCAACGGGTGGTGCCCTCGGCTATGCCCAAGAAGTCAGCAATACGACCAATGAAAATGGACTCACGAATGCCTACATTGGTGTTGGACTCGATGAGTTTGGCAATTTTGCCAATGACTTTGAAGGACGGGGGAATGGTTGTCCCATCCGTTCTCCTTTTGGGAGTGGCCCAGGGTTGTCCTCACCCGCCGAACAGGTGAGAGACTCTGTCACCATCAGGGGGCCGGGGAGTGGGTTAACGGGATATTGCTACCTCGGCACATCCGGTACCTTGTCTAATCAACCCGGCGGATTCAGCATCGATAACCCAGACGCGACTTCGCGCACCGCCCCCAATACCAGAAGGAGAGTTAGGGTTACACTCAGTACCGATAACACCATCACCGTAGAAATAGACCCAACCGGTACAGGTTCAGCCTTTCAAACCATTTTAAGCGGTTTTCCAGCTCCCCCTAACCGACCCGATAGCTTCAAGTTTGGTTTTGCCAGTTCTACGGGTGAGGGGATCAATTTTCATGAAATCATCAATTTGCGGGTGGAAACGATTGCTACCCCACCCTTACCGGATTTAGCCATTACCAAAACTCACTCTGGTAACTTCATTCAAGGCCAAACCGATACCTACACCTTAGGAGTGCAAAATTTACCAACCGCTACGGGACCGACCTATGGCCCGGTAGCGGTAACAGATACTTTGCCGGAGGGCTTCGATTTTGTCTCAGCCACAGGCAATGGCTGGAACTGCTCCGCCGTGGGACAACAAGTAACCTGTGTTTACGATGGCCCTGCTATTAATCCCGGTGGCACTCTCCCAGACATCACGCTCAACGTTAACGTAACCTCACCCGTGGGTAACTACTCCAACCAAGCAGAGGTTTCAACAACAGGGGATAGCGATTTGACGAACAACACCGTAACCGACCCAACCCGCGTTGTCACGACGAGAGACCCTAATCTGCGTCTGGTGAAGCGAATTACGAATGTCACGAGAGGTGGAGTACCCCTAGCAGGAATAAATTTCAGCAGCTTTGTGGATGACCCAGCAGATGAGAATGACAATGCACCGGGTTGGTCACAACTATCGCCAGTGGGACTTTATGACCTGGGGCTTGACTATGCTTTAGAAACTAACGATGAAGTTGATTACACTGTCTATTTTCTCTCGGATGGAGGTAGCCCAGTCACCAACGTTAATTTCTGTGATTTGATTCCCCAAGGAACAACATTTGTTCCCGGCAGTATTCAGGCATTGAATGCAACAACCCCAAGAGAAGGGACTTTCTTCTCACCCTTGGCACCGTTGCCTGCGGGAAATTCCTGCTCTAACCAAACCAATCCTGAAGGAGCTGTGATTGTCAATTTGGGGGATATCTCTGATCAAGAGGGAAACAATTTTGGTTCAGTCCGCTTCCGCGTCAGGATTGACTAG
- a CDS encoding S66 peptidase family protein: protein MGLTAFATQFPHIAQGYPSPKPILKPPRLKVGDTVGLINPASPIEPKDIEQITKTITGLGLKMKLGTHIFARYGYLAGTDANRAADVNAMFADSSVQAILTLRGGWGCNRILPLLNYDRYRTSPKILMGYSDITALLLAIYARSGIVTFHGAVGTSTWNPFTVDYVRRILLNGEAVTLQNPRPNQDNLTTTPIPVETITPGKARGKLVGGNLSVLAAMVGSAYLPSWKQTILFVEEIGEDPYRVDRMLTQLKLAGILPQIAGFIFGQCTNCVPKDQEDSLTLAQVLRDHIQPLGIPAWYGSMIGHIKDKFTVPVGLDVEIDADQGTIHLLESAVV, encoded by the coding sequence GTGGGACTGACTGCATTCGCCACTCAGTTTCCCCATATCGCCCAAGGGTACCCCTCCCCAAAACCCATCCTGAAACCACCCCGGTTAAAAGTGGGCGATACCGTTGGATTAATCAACCCTGCAAGTCCGATTGAACCGAAAGATATTGAACAAATTACAAAAACCATAACAGGACTGGGGTTAAAGATGAAGTTGGGGACGCATATATTCGCTCGCTACGGCTATCTAGCAGGAACGGATGCTAACCGGGCGGCTGATGTCAATGCTATGTTTGCTGACTCCTCGGTGCAAGCAATTCTCACCCTGCGGGGAGGTTGGGGTTGTAATCGAATTTTGCCACTCCTCAACTACGATCGCTACCGCACCTCTCCTAAAATTCTCATGGGTTATAGCGATATTACTGCCCTACTTTTAGCGATTTATGCCCGTAGTGGTATTGTCACCTTTCATGGAGCCGTAGGAACATCAACCTGGAATCCGTTTACCGTGGATTATGTTAGGCGAATCCTGTTGAATGGGGAAGCTGTAACCCTACAAAATCCACGTCCTAACCAGGATAATTTGACGACAACCCCAATCCCTGTGGAAACAATTACGCCTGGAAAAGCTAGGGGGAAACTAGTTGGCGGCAATTTATCCGTACTTGCCGCCATGGTGGGTTCAGCTTACCTTCCTTCCTGGAAACAAACCATCTTATTTGTGGAAGAAATTGGGGAAGACCCTTACCGGGTAGACCGGATGCTAACTCAGTTAAAGTTAGCAGGAATCTTGCCCCAAATTGCTGGGTTTATATTTGGACAATGTACTAATTGTGTGCCCAAAGACCAGGAAGATTCATTAACGTTGGCACAAGTATTAAGAGACCATATTCAACCATTAGGGATTCCGGCTTGGTATGGTTCAATGATCGGTCATATCAAGGATAAATTCACTGTACCCGTTGGTTTAGACGTAGAAATTGATGCTGATCAAGGCACGATTCATCTGTTAGAGTCTGCTGTGGTGTGA